In Chryseobacterium scophthalmum, the genomic stretch AAAGGTGAAGGTAATGTAGTTGCTGATTTAGAATTAGCATTCAAACGTGACGAAAGAGTAATTCGTTACCTTACTACAAAACTAGACAAGCACGCTGTAGAGTACGCTGTAACTAGAAGAACTAAACTTAAAGCTTCAAGAGCTTAATTATTTATTAACCCAAAATTTAAAAAAGACAAGACATGGCAATAGATGATATGGCTAAACAAGCCTCAGCTGGAGGAGAATCTGAAGTAAAATTCCTTACACCACTTGATATCAACACTAAAACTGATAAAAAGTACTGTAGATTCAAAAAATTCGGAATTAAGCACGTTGATTACAAAGATGCTGATTTCTTATTACAATTCGTAAACGAGCAAGGTAAAATTTTACCTAGAAGATACACTGGAACTTCTTTGAAATACCAAAGAAAAGTTTCTTCTGCTATCAAAAGAGCTAGACACTTAGCTTTGATGCCTTACGTAGCTGACTTATTGAAATAAGCTAAAAAAATAAATAAAAGAAGAGAGCAATCTCTTCTTTTGTTGCTGAATAAATATTAATTCTAACGATTTAGATAAGAGATAAAAGATAAGAGATAAAAGATTTTTAAAGTCTTGATTCTTGATTCTTGGTTCTTGGCTCTAAAACTAAAACGGACAACAACAATGAACATTATTCTAAAAAAAGACGTAGAAAACTTAGGTCTTGAATTCGACACAGTAAGCGTAAAACCAGGTTATGCAAGAAACTTCTTGTTACCTCAAGGTTATGCACTTTTAGCTACTCCTAAAAACATTGCAGCTCTTGAAGCTACTTTGGAAGCTAGAAAAGAAGAAGAAGCTAAATTAATTGCTGCTGCAACTGCTGTAGTAGATCAATTAAAGAAAACTTCTATTACTATCCCTGCAAAAGTAGGTTCTGGTGATAAATTATTCGGATCTATCAACAATGCAGATCTTTCTGCTGCTCTTGCTAAAGCTGGAGTTTCTGTTGATAAGAAGTATATCAAAATCCCAGGAAACACTATTAAGAGAACTGGTAAAGTAACTGCAAACGTAAGATTACACAGAAATGTAGAATACAACTTCGAATTCGACATCGTATCTGACGCACCGGTAGAAGCTCCAAAACCAGCTGCTCCTAAAGTTAAAGTTGAAGAAACTCCTTCTACTGAAGAAGCATAAGATTTAAAGAGATTTTCTCAAAAATATGAACCACTTCATTTGAAGTGGTTTTTTGTTTTTAGTATGTTTTTTAGAAGCTATTTCCCGCTAACCACTCATACTCCTCACTCTAAACCCATTCCCACACCAAAACCCTCAAACTTTCCCACTCCTTGTTGCGGGGTAACCGTTTTTATCGGGGCTAGGAAATCTGTCTTTCATTCCATTTCTGTCATTGCGAGAAGTTTAGTGAAGAAGCAATTTTTAGCCTCATAAACCACCCCGTCAAAAATTCTTTCGAATTTTCGCCACCCCTCCAAAGGAAGGGAATTCGTGCGTTAGAAGTTTTTTCATTGCGAGAAGCGTAGCGACAAAGTAATCTCGATATAAAATTAAAATCTACGTCCACTTTGTCATTCCTTAGGAATCTAAACTCTTTTTGTAGAGACTGATTTGTAAAAACCATTGCCTAGATCCTGTCAGGATGACAAACTTTATGAAGATCTTTATTAATGATTCTTTTAAAGAGATTGCTTCATCACATCATTTCTCGCAACGACACAAAAAACTTCGCAGTAAAAACTCACTAGCTCTAAAACCATCCAACTCTCAAACACATCACTCTCCACCTAATCATTCCCTCTCAGCTTTTGCTGATACTCCGTCGGAGGAATTCCGATTACTTTTTTAAAAATATTACTGAAAGACGAAAGACTGTTGTACCCCACCATCATAGCAATTTCATACATATTGTATTTTTCTTCGATCATTAATTCCAGAGAACGGGTAATTCGCAAAGCACGTAGAAAACGAACGTAATTCATCCCCAAAATTTCTTTAAACTTTCTCGAAAGCGTTCTTGTGCTCATTCCAAATTCTTTTGCGGTAGATTCGATGGTTAAGGGCTTTTCAAGATTGGCGTGAATGTATTGCGCAACCTTCAATAATGTTTCATCATTGGGAAAAGGATGCTGGATCGGAAATGCCAGTTTTTTATCTCGTTTTTCAGGTAAAATACCTTTTAAAGCTTTAAGGAAATAATAATTAGCACCATCATTTTTTGTGATTTTCCCATCCCAGTCTTTTGTATATAAAATCATCTCTCTAAGCAAATGACTGACTGAATAGATATTAATTTCATCAAAAAAGCCATTTTCATTTTCTTCTTTTTTAAAATAAAAGTTATAAAGGTCAACTTTCGGGCTTGTAGAAAAAATATAATGCGGAGTTCCAGCAGGAATCCACATAAAACATCTTGCTGGTAAATACCAATGTTTCAAATCGGTAAAAATATGTACAATACCGCCTTCTGCATACACTAACTGAGCAGAACTGTGATGATGTATTTCTGTTTTTACATTATCTGCAAGAACATGATAGATATAAAATTCGGCATCCAATTCTTCAACGGCTCCAAAATGACTGTCGTTCATCGAATAAAGGTAATAAAAAAATCAATTTGGCGCAAATGGACAAATATTTTTCTGTTTTCACAAATCATGTCTCAAGCTTCACCCCGTAAATTTGCAGAATCAAAATCAATTTAGCAAAAAACTTTTATTTAAATTATGAAAATGATATTTGGCGCACACAGATATCACTGTATGGCGTTGTGCTTATTATTGATAAGCAGTTTTCTACATTCACAGATGATCGATTATCAACATCTCAGTTTGCAACAAGCTGTTGAGATTGGATTAAAAAACAATAAAAAAATTCAGATCAGTCATTTAAAAAATGAAATGTCCGAGACCAAAGAGAAAGATCTCAAAATGGAAAAGCTTCCGGATATTGAATTTCACACAAGTTATAATCAGGTTTCAAATCTTTTTCAACATGAAAATGGCGTATTTGGAAAAGCAACAAAGTATGATATCATCAATGGAATGTATGATTTTACGCTTTCGGCTTCAATCCCAGTTTACATAGGTGGAAAAATTAAAAATATTGAAAAAAAAGCAGCAATTGACACTGAAATTTCTTCACTAAAAACACATTTAGATAAAAGACAATTAACGATGGAGATCATCACTGCTTTTCTTCAGATCCATCATTTAAAAGAACAGCAAGGTTTAATCAATGATAAAATGCATGAAGATTCTGTCAATATTAAACAGGTAAAAGCTTTAAAAGCAAACGGTGTTGTAACGGTAAATGAAGTCTTGAGAACTTCCTTACAGCTTTCCAATCACAAAATGAGCTGGACAGAACTGGATAATGATGTACAAATTGCAGAACATAAATTAAAAACCATTCTGTCACTTCCCGAAAATCAAGAAATGCATGTTGATACGGAAGATCTGATCTCAGAAAATGCAAAAATTCCTTACGTGGATGAATTAACGGAAACTGCTTTGCATAAAAACGAAACTGTTGAAATGGCAACCAAAAATCTTTCGTTGAAGGAATTAGATAAAAAAATTACAAAAGCTAATTATTTACCCAAAATTACAGCAGGTGGAGAATATTTTATGAAATATCCGAATATGATGTTTTTTCCGCCCGAACCTTATGCCTATCGTTTAGGAATGATTGGTGTCAATCTTACTTATCCTATCGAAAGTCTGTATAAAAATAAATACAAAATGCAGGAAGCAAAGGAAAATATTAGCCTTGCCAAATTGCAGATCGAAGAAAATGAAGAAAATATCAGACATAATGTTTATGAAGCTTACAAAAAGTTTGAAGAAACCGATCAGAAAGTGAGCATCGCACAAGAAGCAATTGATCAGGCTAAGGAAAACTACAGAATTGTAAGAAAGAAATACACCAACAAATTAAGCCTTATCACCGAATTAATCGATGCAGACAACGCTTATTTGGAAGCTCAATCTAATTTAATTTCAGTAAAAATAAATCGTCAACTAAAATATTACCAACTCCAATACACTATTGGAAACCTATAAAAACTATGGCACAAAAGCAATTAACACGAAAGGAAAAAAGAATCAACAAAACGATTACTTTATTAGCCTGGATCCTCATCATCACCGGAATTACCGGAATGCTAAGCTTTTATCTTTTTTCAAGAAAAAACGTGACGACCAACGATGCGCAAATCGAACAATATATTACGCCAGTTTCAAGCAAAGTTTCGGGGTTTATTCAAACTATTAAGTTTAACGAAAATCAATTCGTTCACAAAGGAGATACTTTAATTATTATCGACAATCGCGAATTTGTCAATCAGGTAAAAATGGCTGAAGCCAGCCTTAATGCAAACTCTGAGAACATTAACACCATCGAAAGCGGAGTAAATACAAAAGCCAGCGACACTAAAATTATTGATGCAAAAATAGCTTCCGCTAAAATAGACATCTGGAGAACCGAACAGGATTTTAAAAGATATAAAAACTTGGTTTCTGAAGATGCCGCCACTGAACAGCAATTTGAAAATGCAAAAGCTTCTTATGAACAGGCAAAAGCAAACCTTTTAGCTTTAGAGCAACAGAAAAATGCAGTGAGAGCCAGTGTAAATGAACAGGAAACAAAAGTTGCTCCGGTAAAAAGCCAGATTCAGCAAAGCTCTGCAAATCTTAATAATGCCAAACTTTTCCTTTCTTACACGGTGGTTACAGCACCTTACGACGGTTGGGTCGGTAAGAAAACCATTCAGGAAGGTCAGTTGATTAAAGAAGGTCAGGCTTTGGTACAAATTGTAAGCAAAGAAAAATGGATCATTGCCAATTATAAAGAAACACAGTTAGGAGAAATTGATCAGAATAAAGAAGTTATCATCACTGCAGATGCTTATCCAAATGCTGAATTCAAAGGAAAAATAGTTTCTGTTTCCCCAGCTTCAGGTTCACAGTTTTCTTTGGTAAAACCGGATAATGCAACAGGAAATTTCGTAAAAATAGAACAAAGATTTCCGGTGAAAATCATTCTTGAGAACAATCAGAATAACGAAAAGCTACTTTCCGGAATGAATGTTCTGGTGAGCGCGAAAAAGATATAGAGTTTGAGTGTCGGAGTGTTTTAGAGTTTTAGAGTAAAAACATTCTGCTCGAAATTTTCAAATTATCTCATTGTCAAATTTTCAAATTAAAATATTTTAGCGGAAAGACAGAATCGCAATTTTGCCATCTTACCTTTACTTTTATCCCTTGCTTTTTTGTCTTTTCGCATTTTTTCACTAATAATAATTTTATTTAAACTCTTTAAGCAAGTTTGTCATTCCGTAGCGATCTAAACATAGTATTCTATAGGAAAGATTGGAGCCTAGATCCCTGCGGAATTACAAGCTCTGTATAATGATAAACGTTGAAGGAATGACTCAACTCTAGCCCCGATCGCAACGGCATCCTTTTGTGTAGCGAAGCGAAACAAAAGATATAGTGAAAAGCGGGATCAAGCTCCTAAAAAATTAAACAAAATAATATAAAACACAATCGGTAATTGGCTAATAAGCTGATTCGCTTTTTAAAGAAAAATCATGCATCACAATACAGTTTATCATAAATGGGTGCCTCAATGGCTGAAATTACCCCTTTTGATCTTAGCTCTTTTTCCTCACCTGATGTTGTTGTCGCTTTTGCATTCCAACAGTGCTTTTACCTCTTCATTTATGGATGCGGATTCGGATGACATTCAATATTTGATGATCTTAATGTACGGAACATTTGTGGTTACTCTTTTAGTGATACAGCGGTTTATGGCGTATTTCAGCGTGAAATACTACACGTTGCTGATGTCTTCCGTTTCCATTCTTATTCTTTATGCTCTTTCCATTACCAATGACTATCATATTATTCTGGTCATTCGTGTCTTGGAAGGAATTTTTGGAGTTTTGGAAGGCGCTATATTCTTACCGTTAATCATTGCGGAACTGAAAACAAAACACGCCAAAGAGATTGCCTATCTTTTCATGTATACCATAATTCTCACCGGCGGAACGATTACCACTTCCCTTTTGAAGTCGAGTATTGAAGATTACGATTTTCAGCACATGATTTTAATGATGGTTTATTTTCATGTTTTTGTTTTAATTATTGCGGTGGCTATTTTCAATAAAAACAGGTTTTTTGCGAAGAAACCATTGTACCAATTGGATATTGCGAGCTGGTTTTTGCTTTGGTTATGTTTGCAATCTGGAGCATATGCAATTATTTATGGAAAGAGATTAATGTGGTTTGAATCAAATATTATCGTCATCTGTCTTTTTATCTGCATGATTTCCGGAGGTTTATTTATGCTAAAACAAAGAAATTCGGCAAGACCTTTTTTTCATTTTGAAGTATTCAGTTCTAAAAATGTGATCGTTGGTGTCATACTTTTCTTCATC encodes the following:
- a CDS encoding HlyD family secretion protein, whose protein sequence is MAQKQLTRKEKRINKTITLLAWILIITGITGMLSFYLFSRKNVTTNDAQIEQYITPVSSKVSGFIQTIKFNENQFVHKGDTLIIIDNREFVNQVKMAEASLNANSENINTIESGVNTKASDTKIIDAKIASAKIDIWRTEQDFKRYKNLVSEDAATEQQFENAKASYEQAKANLLALEQQKNAVRASVNEQETKVAPVKSQIQQSSANLNNAKLFLSYTVVTAPYDGWVGKKTIQEGQLIKEGQALVQIVSKEKWIIANYKETQLGEIDQNKEVIITADAYPNAEFKGKIVSVSPASGSQFSLVKPDNATGNFVKIEQRFPVKIILENNQNNEKLLSGMNVLVSAKKI
- a CDS encoding helix-turn-helix domain-containing protein, with translation MNDSHFGAVEELDAEFYIYHVLADNVKTEIHHHSSAQLVYAEGGIVHIFTDLKHWYLPARCFMWIPAGTPHYIFSTSPKVDLYNFYFKKEENENGFFDEINIYSVSHLLREMILYTKDWDGKITKNDGANYYFLKALKGILPEKRDKKLAFPIQHPFPNDETLLKVAQYIHANLEKPLTIESTAKEFGMSTRTLSRKFKEILGMNYVRFLRALRITRSLELMIEEKYNMYEIAMMVGYNSLSSFSNIFKKVIGIPPTEYQQKLRGND
- the rpsR gene encoding 30S ribosomal protein S18, producing MAIDDMAKQASAGGESEVKFLTPLDINTKTDKKYCRFKKFGIKHVDYKDADFLLQFVNEQGKILPRRYTGTSLKYQRKVSSAIKRARHLALMPYVADLLK
- the rplI gene encoding 50S ribosomal protein L9, whose translation is MNIILKKDVENLGLEFDTVSVKPGYARNFLLPQGYALLATPKNIAALEATLEARKEEEAKLIAAATAVVDQLKKTSITIPAKVGSGDKLFGSINNADLSAALAKAGVSVDKKYIKIPGNTIKRTGKVTANVRLHRNVEYNFEFDIVSDAPVEAPKPAAPKVKVEETPSTEEA
- a CDS encoding TolC family protein; translation: MKMIFGAHRYHCMALCLLLISSFLHSQMIDYQHLSLQQAVEIGLKNNKKIQISHLKNEMSETKEKDLKMEKLPDIEFHTSYNQVSNLFQHENGVFGKATKYDIINGMYDFTLSASIPVYIGGKIKNIEKKAAIDTEISSLKTHLDKRQLTMEIITAFLQIHHLKEQQGLINDKMHEDSVNIKQVKALKANGVVTVNEVLRTSLQLSNHKMSWTELDNDVQIAEHKLKTILSLPENQEMHVDTEDLISENAKIPYVDELTETALHKNETVEMATKNLSLKELDKKITKANYLPKITAGGEYFMKYPNMMFFPPEPYAYRLGMIGVNLTYPIESLYKNKYKMQEAKENISLAKLQIEENEENIRHNVYEAYKKFEETDQKVSIAQEAIDQAKENYRIVRKKYTNKLSLITELIDADNAYLEAQSNLISVKINRQLKYYQLQYTIGNL
- a CDS encoding MFS transporter, with amino-acid sequence MHHNTVYHKWVPQWLKLPLLILALFPHLMLLSLLHSNSAFTSSFMDADSDDIQYLMILMYGTFVVTLLVIQRFMAYFSVKYYTLLMSSVSILILYALSITNDYHIILVIRVLEGIFGVLEGAIFLPLIIAELKTKHAKEIAYLFMYTIILTGGTITTSLLKSSIEDYDFQHMILMMVYFHVFVLIIAVAIFNKNRFFAKKPLYQLDIASWFLLWLCLQSGAYAIIYGKRLMWFESNIIVICLFICMISGGLFMLKQRNSARPFFHFEVFSSKNVIVGVILFFIFYILRASINNVYNIMATVWKWPWDYIVEIQYWNVAGTLLGVFLSALCITKGASSRLVFFTGFLILAIDCAWFTYTFYPDTTLQTICPPLFLQGVGQGLLFTPLVFFLIAGMPEQYVSNATAVGTSTRFWTTAIGYALMQNLILFLTLKHSDTLSSEFTDTNPVFYSQWSQIFGANISKLPVNESISMTAGAFKTKINAQAILLSNMEIFTGLFWLALITAFVVLLYHPVKIAVRNIL